Proteins encoded together in one Eriocheir sinensis breed Jianghai 21 unplaced genomic scaffold, ASM2467909v1 Scaffold491, whole genome shotgun sequence window:
- the LOC126992582 gene encoding inositol 2-dehydrogenase-like isoform X1 has translation MAQAIVYSGAIITGSWCPPEIILDFTCAAQLLLEFGLLGGLRDSMWAVLGHSEVRRSYARLCHSFAVIFKGLAAMATVKFAETTSPYNCGKQVAHVTDYKHQGYLIGAGLTTAVKKYNNPVQEDLKVVNVALFALGRAGSIHLNNIMSSQRTNLKYIVEPDTKKLQKVGDEWRLSKDQLLSPEQDEIVFKDPSVHGIIIATPTFMHKGLVMRGLKAGKAVFCEKPVAENFEDTKLCYQLAEQVGRPLLCAFNRRFDPSFCHLREEVHKGTVGQVHMVKTVARDSPLPSIDYLKISGGIFHDCAVHDIDLTCWVLGEYPTHVFASATTFLPEVAALNDHDTVAFTMKFPSGALSMTDISRNAAYGYDQRLEVFGPKGMVSAGNERPFPMTTSTAQGETRPPVYHSFPSRYHQGYIRELDHFCDVIQGLDDLSVNGDNTLRVSTIASTLEKSVVSGKMERVVY, from the exons atggcgcaggcaattgtttatagtggcgccattattactggctcatggtgccccccggagatcattcttgatttcacttgcgctgcacagcttcttctagagttcgggttgctgggtggtcttcgggacagcatgtgggcagtcttaggccactcggaggtCAGGCGCAGCTATGCTCGGCTATGCCACAGCTTTGCCGTCATTTTTAAAG GTTTAGCAGCCATGGCGACGGTTAAGTTCGCGGAGACGACGTCCCCGTACAATTGCGGGAAGCAGGTTGCCCACGTCACCGACTACAAGCATCAGGG GTACCTCATCGGCGCGGGTCTCACCACAGCCGTCAAGAAGTACAACAACCCCGTGCAGGAGGATCTCAAGGTGGTCAACGTGGCACTCTTCGCTCTCGGCCGCGCAG GCTCCATCCACCTCAACAACATCATGAGCAGCCAGCGGACGAATCTCAAGTACATCGTGGAGCCCGACACGAAGAAGCTGCAGAAGGTCGGCGACGAGTGGCGGCTCTCCAAGGACCAGTTGCTGTCCCCCGAGCAGGACGAGATCGTCTTCAAGGACCCAAG CGTGCACGGCATCATTATCGCTACCCCCACCTTCATGCACAAAGGCCTGGTGATGCGCGGGCTCAAGGCGGGCAAGGCTGTGTTCTGTGAGAAGCCTGTTGCCGAGAACTTCGAGGACACTAAACTTTGCTACCAGCTTGCGGaacag gtTGGTCGGCCCTTGCTCTGTGCCTTCAATCGCCGGTTCGACCCCAGCTTCTGCCACTTGCGGGAGGAGGTGCATAAGGGGACAGTGGGTCAGGTACATATGGTCAAGACGGTGGCCAGGGATTCGCCACTCCCTAGCATCGACTACCTCAAgatatcag GCGGCATCTTCCACGACTGCGCAGTTCACGACATCGACCTTACGTGTTGGGTGTTGGGGGAATACCCGACGCACGTGTTCGCCTCCGCCACCACCTTCCTGCCCGAGGTGGCCGCCCTCAACGACCATGACACGGTGGCGTTCACCATGAAGTTCCCGTCGGGGGCTCTCTCCATGACGGACATCAGTCGCAACGCAGCCTACGGATATGACCAACGGCTGGAG GTGTTTGGGCCCAAGGGCATGGTGTCAGCGGGCAACGAGCGGCCCTTCCCGATGACGACGTCCACGGCGCAGGGCGAGACGAGGCCGCCAGTCTACCATTCCTTCCCGTCCCGCTACCACCAAGGCTACATCAGGGAGCTCGACCACTTCTGCGACGTTATTCAGG GCCTGGACGACCTCAGCGTAAACGGCGACAACACGCTCAGGGTGTCCACTATCGCCTCGACGCTCGAAAAGTCCGTGGTCTCGGGCAAGATGGAGCGGGTGGTGTACTGA
- the LOC126992582 gene encoding inositol 2-dehydrogenase-like isoform X2: MATVKFAETTSPYNCGKQVAHVTDYKHQGYLIGAGLTTAVKKYNNPVQEDLKVVNVALFALGRAGSIHLNNIMSSQRTNLKYIVEPDTKKLQKVGDEWRLSKDQLLSPEQDEIVFKDPSVHGIIIATPTFMHKGLVMRGLKAGKAVFCEKPVAENFEDTKLCYQLAEQVGRPLLCAFNRRFDPSFCHLREEVHKGTVGQVHMVKTVARDSPLPSIDYLKISGGIFHDCAVHDIDLTCWVLGEYPTHVFASATTFLPEVAALNDHDTVAFTMKFPSGALSMTDISRNAAYGYDQRLEVFGPKGMVSAGNERPFPMTTSTAQGETRPPVYHSFPSRYHQGYIRELDHFCDVIQGLDDLSVNGDNTLRVSTIASTLEKSVVSGKMERVVY, encoded by the exons ATGGCGACGGTTAAGTTCGCGGAGACGACGTCCCCGTACAATTGCGGGAAGCAGGTTGCCCACGTCACCGACTACAAGCATCAGGG GTACCTCATCGGCGCGGGTCTCACCACAGCCGTCAAGAAGTACAACAACCCCGTGCAGGAGGATCTCAAGGTGGTCAACGTGGCACTCTTCGCTCTCGGCCGCGCAG GCTCCATCCACCTCAACAACATCATGAGCAGCCAGCGGACGAATCTCAAGTACATCGTGGAGCCCGACACGAAGAAGCTGCAGAAGGTCGGCGACGAGTGGCGGCTCTCCAAGGACCAGTTGCTGTCCCCCGAGCAGGACGAGATCGTCTTCAAGGACCCAAG CGTGCACGGCATCATTATCGCTACCCCCACCTTCATGCACAAAGGCCTGGTGATGCGCGGGCTCAAGGCGGGCAAGGCTGTGTTCTGTGAGAAGCCTGTTGCCGAGAACTTCGAGGACACTAAACTTTGCTACCAGCTTGCGGaacag gtTGGTCGGCCCTTGCTCTGTGCCTTCAATCGCCGGTTCGACCCCAGCTTCTGCCACTTGCGGGAGGAGGTGCATAAGGGGACAGTGGGTCAGGTACATATGGTCAAGACGGTGGCCAGGGATTCGCCACTCCCTAGCATCGACTACCTCAAgatatcag GCGGCATCTTCCACGACTGCGCAGTTCACGACATCGACCTTACGTGTTGGGTGTTGGGGGAATACCCGACGCACGTGTTCGCCTCCGCCACCACCTTCCTGCCCGAGGTGGCCGCCCTCAACGACCATGACACGGTGGCGTTCACCATGAAGTTCCCGTCGGGGGCTCTCTCCATGACGGACATCAGTCGCAACGCAGCCTACGGATATGACCAACGGCTGGAG GTGTTTGGGCCCAAGGGCATGGTGTCAGCGGGCAACGAGCGGCCCTTCCCGATGACGACGTCCACGGCGCAGGGCGAGACGAGGCCGCCAGTCTACCATTCCTTCCCGTCCCGCTACCACCAAGGCTACATCAGGGAGCTCGACCACTTCTGCGACGTTATTCAGG GCCTGGACGACCTCAGCGTAAACGGCGACAACACGCTCAGGGTGTCCACTATCGCCTCGACGCTCGAAAAGTCCGTGGTCTCGGGCAAGATGGAGCGGGTGGTGTACTGA